Sequence from the Argopecten irradians isolate NY chromosome 12, Ai_NY, whole genome shotgun sequence genome:
ATTCATTTCTTCTTGTACTGGCTTCACATATCTGTAAATGTTCACGTAAAACATATATTGATTGTTTTAAtcacagatatatattttgatatgaaaaccTATTCCTCGTGCCCCATCAAGTGACCATTGTCATACGCTGTTCTCGTCTAGTCTTTAAGTAATCCAATGTTTGTGTCATTGTTTCAGTCCTGAAAGCAGACCAGTCCACATTCTGTTGTAGTTTAGTTTGCATCTCTTCGTCGGTAGGGTAGGGGCAAAGCTGTAAAATTAaacaaaggtaaaaaaaatgaGTTCATGTTTGTGAAGcgtaatatatttgtatattcatatattcgcattatataatattacatgtacattatcgACAAATCATGCGTCAGTCACAATCCTTTGTTCGAGCAATAGAATTAATAGGTAAATATCAATCCTAATAAGATGAGGATTTGGAAAACGTTCAAAACCATATAAACATGAAACTACATTAATGGGAAATGTGTGGAAGGTAATCATAGTGCAAACTTAAAAAAGAATACAAAACGAAATTGCAAATAATATCGAACTTCGATCTGTTTAGATACAAACttgtaatttgaaataatattaaaatcagCAAAATAACGTAACTAATATTATAATAGATTTAAAAAATGACTTATGTGtctgtatgtatttattgaaaAAGTTGTGTGTTAATTAGTTAACAAAGGAAACAAAATAAAGACGACAATAAAGAATacagatattctgtatttgcatattacataaatacatgtatcttcatTTGAGTGGGTACCGATTATTACGTCTTGTTGTTCAGGAAAATAACGACGTGTTTTTGATCACTTTTGAATGCTCCTATCCAAAGGATGGGAAATGACACTTTGTAATAGGCAAAGCCGGAATTCTTTAAAATTAATCGTCAAAAATTTACCTCCTGTCGCATTTTGTTTTTCAGGATATCCGATGTGTGGTGCATATAGAAATCTTTATCAATAAGAATGATGTCTGCTCCATTGCTGACCACACAGAAACTGGGCTGAGGTTCCAGTATAAGACCTGCTAGACCCTGttacaacaatatatatatattaaaatcttCCCTAAAAATGAATCTAATTGTAGGATCAttctagttatctatcatgacgATTTTTAGTTAAagactaaggggagataactctcacaTTTAATATCCCCAAGCATCAATGTAGACTTTAAATTGCAATTGGGTTGTGTGTTTATCATGTGAAGATTTTAATTATGTTTGTAGTAgataatatacataattaaaaaatactaCAATCACGAATAAAAACTTGGGCCTTATGTATTTTACATTAATCACTACAAAAGTTTGAAACTTAATATGTACATTCTTGGGGATTctaattttatcaatataaccTCTTTATCAGAGGTATGACTTACAAATGCATGGCCTTTAGTTAATGTCTGTACTTCTACAAATTCAGGTCTTAGATCAGCTTCGGTAATGTCATCCATATCctgtaaacaataaaaatgtcaGCATTGGTTCGATATTCTGGCAACCATAAGTACGTGGCAGAATTAAACCTGTTCATGAAATCCGTATTCGACACATAGTGGAGTGACTGATATTTGATATACGAAAATTCTTatagaaaattaagaaaatgtaTGTGTATGAAAAGATAACTTATTtctatcaaattaaaaaaaaatcatccatGAATATTAATACTTATTAATGAGCACTTTTTCAACGGGATACCCAGCACTGACACAGACGCCGAAAAGCTTTTTTCTAATAAAAAGGCAGGCTAAACATAGACTACATTTATGATTGTGTTTGAATAATACGTAGTTCGCTGCtgtttattatatgtatttatagaaCGGTACACCACTCTATTTCCGCGAGATACACAATTTGTCTTAATTTTGTGAGATATCTCGAACGCGAATTTTAAATGTTTCGCAAAGAAAAAACGTAATAATTGCATCCACATCTTTAGTACTTTTGCTTTGGTGAGCTCCTCCACAATCGTCCTCTTGTGTTCTTTGAATCCCATCAGCTCCTTCTCCTTTTCTAACAAGCTTTGACGCCTACTTATCCGGTCACCTACATATCACGAGAAAACGAAtacacaaatatttgttttatcttttgtCTTGTCTAAAATGACTACGACTATGCGCTTGTTTTAGGATGTTCCGATGGAATTTTCCTAAAATAGcttaaatcatttgatttacCTCGATGATATTGGATAATAACAACTGTAAAAAAGCTTTGTAGCAAATATTGGCTTGACATGAAATCAAAGAAATATATCGTAGAAtgttttgaagaattttaactCAACACGAAGTAAGACTATAAGGACTTGATTTCTTAATAAAACATTACCGATATCAAAAAAATAGTCACATAAAGTAAGTGGCGTAATACTAGAAAGTTACCCTCTTTTTGTAGGTGTTTCGTCCGTTCTGAACCAATATTAGTTGGAAGATCATCGAGCTCGTCTTCTTCCTCCTCACCGTCGTAATTTTCATCCGTACTTTTTACTTCTACGGCTTCCTCCTCTGACAGTCGAGGCAAGAGCTGAGTCTCAATTTTCGGAAATGAACtcctttgtttgttttctttattgtgACTGTGACGTATATCTGGAAGAGTGACATCATCCACATTTTCTTGGTTAACGTTATTTTTGTTGTCTTGGGGCCTAGGATGTTGAAATGGACGAGGTTTTCCTGGGTATTCCTCTACAAAATCATCTTCTTCCTCAACATTTCTTAGAGGAATTTTCAACTCGGCTAAAATTCTTCTGCTAACGTTGCGTTTTTCCAGATTATCACGTTTTTCTTTCGTGGATACAAACGCGACAACTTTGGCTACAAAGAGGGcataaattgttttcattaattttatgGAATAAAAAAGGCAAGACTCTCTGAATTACTCAATATTCATTGGTACCACTATAATTACCTCTACCAATGTATTTAAAGGTATTGGTTTCATGGAAGAGCTTTGTGTTTTGTATCtcatatttaaaagaaattacCTTTAACTTTTATTATCTGTTTGTATTCCCCACCTTTTTACACTATTGTGATGTTACGACAAGACAACAATTATCTCGATTTTGTATATAAACTCTCGGAAAATAATACACCTTCTgataaataaaccttcatatcacactgccacCGGGGCCATATATGAAtagtataaaatatgaataagaCAATGGCAGGAAATTGCACATCACGTCATTCCTTTACTTTCCGGTGGTTTTGTATCTGTACGTACCTTTCTTCTTCCATTCAAAAGGAACAACTTTCTTCAGCTTTTTGAGAATCTGCACGCTTCCCTTATAGTagaaaacaaatttgacataacgactattaatgtatatgtaaactGGAAACCCCTTAGtacgttttttttttgtctaaaacacttttattaaCACCATATGTttactaaaaaatgaaacattttgctAATTAAGAGTTGTGCTGTATAATTGGTTGTCATACAATACTGTTTAGATGGAAGAGAGACATTATTTGAATAGAGTTTATTGTTGTGTTGAAATGCTAATTAAGAGTTGTtaatattatatgaatataattatatctGATAATGGCTAAGCCGTGGCCGGGACATACGTACAGATTTGACGACAATGATCCAGTCATAGTAATTGGAATCCTGTGCTAGGACATCCCCGCGCCTATAAggtaagtaatatatatatcaatatagttTTCTTTAAGTTTTTGCTTcatattatatgtttcatacAAAATCCAAGAATAAGTGCAGGTAAATTATGCATGCCATTATCTTAGCACACTTGCTGGCTCACAATTGCGATTAATGGATGTAATATTTCACAGACACCTAAACGAAGTGACCATTGAGACACTCTCAATACTAATGCGTTTTGTATAAACTTCTTAGACAAATGATACAAATACGAAATAAATTAAGTACAAGTGTCTTTACAATTCAAAATATAAGTGCTGAAACGTTTTCTTACTTAAAATAAAGGAACTTTGTCTTGTCCGGTGATTCCTTCAGCTTCTCGATGGGCCAGCCATCAAGGAAACTGAGCgatctgtaatatacaaaaggTCTTAGATAAGTGTGATTTCATATAAGATTTTCTGAAACCATTTCATACAAGattttctgaaataattttCAGCTCACAGATTGTAAAGAAAATTCTTTTTCTTTGATAAAATTCAAGATGTCGACcctattttatttcaattagttGTCCAATTTGACCCATGTGAGAATGTAATAATTGCAATTTGATATACTCTTTACTTTCATCATTTGGTAAGTGTGAGCGTAAATTGTCAATATCATAACACTGAAATCTTGTATATGGATATTGATTAACGGTTACCTCCCTTTCGCCCGGGATGGCGAATAGATTGTGAAAAGAATATTGCTTTGTAGAAAGGTGCCCTTCACCTCatcaaaatttacaatttaaatgTAGATTTAACATATAATGTATAACTATAACATTAAGCTGTCTGGTAAACTCTATTCCCAAGTGGTTCAGGTGATGTTACCATACACTTATGATTGGaatatatactacaattatgaTAATTACAATGTACTGCCAACAAACACGTATCCGGTACGTGAAAGGCCAATTACTTAAATGACTTTAAATTATAATACTGAACACTAATTTGTATATTTGAGCAATTTTTATAGCCTGAActtattttaagaaaatgtacTAATGGTTGAACTTAGTCCTGTTGAACCTTTCAAGACAAGTGTGTATAGATAATTTACCTGAGGAATTTTTCTTGATCCGGGTCACCGAGACTCTTTGTCCCACCCGACATAAAGATTCGCTTGTAATCCTTCTTACCAATGCTTAAGAACTCGCAAGGTTCTTTACATATGATGGTAGCATTTCGCTTCGTTCCCTGTATAATGGACAGTTCCTGAAACAAGCAAATGTGTCGAGTAATAAGAAGGTTTATGTTGTTAACAAATCAATACCCCATGCATAATTAGGTTCTTAATGATTGAAATTACAACGTTTTATTATAAGAATATCTTCATACTGTCTTTGACGATACGAGTTTCACACCGATATTCTagtatatcatttttaaattcTATCTTcaaattttcaccatttctaTACTTTTACACAAGAAATAATACTTTTCTTTTCTAAGAAATTGGAATCTATCATAGTATTGACTTCGTGGAAAATACCACCATTTACTTTTCAGAACTTTTTCCAGTGATAGATGAGtatttcatgtatgaaaatagatatataacacttaTATGAAAAGTATAATCAATGAGTAGTCCGTTTGTTTACGACGGTATTTTTCACCCAACTTACTTTCTGATAATACCATTTAAGGTTAATGTAAACTACTTTATTATTTAAGTACGATTTACTTTCGAAAATTTTGCGACAAAGTAATAAATTAATATCAACATCTCTTACATTGGATGGTATTTCTATTTAATTAAGAATTTCGCAAAAAGACATTTTTAGctgatgttttattgtaaaatcgCGAAAGTCTCAATAAATGGGACTGCTGTGTTGCGTAAACAAACCACACAGCAGTATAAATAAGATTACAGTGTTGAACAGTATCATACGACGGTGTTGTATTTGAATAGAATAAGTCAGTAACTTAAACCATATTTGTGAGTGCATAATATTTGATCTTTGTTGTATCTTAATTTTGATTTAGCGTAACCGGACAACAACCAGTTGCAAAAACTCAATTAGGACCCTCGATTTTCCAGGGGTTACCGACCAATCACAGACTTCCTTGATGATTACAGAGGGTGACGCCCTACTCCATACACTACATTGgaattcgattcttttgatataAATCAAAACTATCTGTCTCATTTGTTTTTGCATAAAGAGCTTTCAATATTACTACGGCATATTACATGAGTGGATATAGctacagtgaaagtaaccctttgaatatcgaggatgcttaATTAGCTGCAGTCAGCTAACTATAATGGT
This genomic interval carries:
- the LOC138336103 gene encoding uncharacterized protein isoform X2, translated to MSEKKNTDRRRDSMSRKPSVQYRSSPRENEDRLTPKSRDGLTTPKPQEGNISSKKRDCLSTPRQKSHEDHLAKDNEPTVKEKRSASEPENSTTLSRLGIRRPTIKTPKTRWKSQDSSNSVFTSTEDMDEPDTPVFPERKGSRKWSLSTDGIIPRTRKHDSDSAVHTSKSEWSRVHKRMSLANVVSRVIGANSLQPLQQQNKRRPSKLEQLRDFNKKQLLRKFRLVGKLTVVCLRLFKDHSLREKEHEDEVSPFIKGLHFHDYDAPSDLLFDRSIFKANKSMRIPEETKKILCKSSRDRTEREIYVAQIALRNIKAIADYPQNMQMKIAQVGQYERYEAKRIVLRQGHPASSYYFVLSGEAVVMVMDETRTYARPAFHINKGGDFGELSIIQGTKRNATIICKEPCEFLSIGKKDYKRIFMSGGTKSLGDPDQEKFLRSLSFLDGWPIEKLKESPDKTKFLYFKRGDVLAQDSNYYDWIIVVKSGSVQILKKLKKVVPFEWKKKAKVVAFVSTKEKRDNLEKRNVSRRILAELKIPLRNVEEEDDFVEEYPGKPRPFQHPRPQDNKNNVNQENVDDVTLPDIRHSHNKENKQRSSFPKIETQLLPRLSEEEAVEVKSTDENYDGEEEEDELDDLPTNIGSERTKHLQKEGDRISRRQSLLEKEKELMGFKEHKRTIVEELTKAKDMDDITEADLRPEFVEVQTLTKGHAFGLAGLILEPQPSFCVVSNGADIILIDKDFYMHHTSDILKNKMRQELCPYPTDEEMQTKLQQNVDWSAFRTETMTQTLDYLKTRREQRMTMVT
- the LOC138336103 gene encoding uncharacterized protein isoform X1 encodes the protein MSEKKNTDRRRDSMSRKPSVQYRSSPRENEDRLTPKSRDGLTTPKPQEGNISSKKRDCLSTPRQKSHEDHLAKDNEPTVKEKRSASEPENSTTLSRLGIRRPTIKTPKTRWKSQDSSNSVFTSTEDMDEPDTPVFPERKGSRKWSLSTDGIIPRTRKHDSDSAVHTSKSEWSRVHKRMSLANVVSRVIGANSLQPLQQQNKRRPSKLEQLRDFNKLFEEEFPVKQLLRKFRLVGKLTVVCLRLFKDHSLREKEHEDEVSPFIKGLHFHDYDAPSDLLFDRSIFKANKSMRIPEETKKILCKSSRDRTEREIYVAQIALRNIKAIADYPQNMQMKIAQVGQYERYEAKRIVLRQGHPASSYYFVLSGEAVVMVMDETRTYARPAFHINKGGDFGELSIIQGTKRNATIICKEPCEFLSIGKKDYKRIFMSGGTKSLGDPDQEKFLRSLSFLDGWPIEKLKESPDKTKFLYFKRGDVLAQDSNYYDWIIVVKSGSVQILKKLKKVVPFEWKKKAKVVAFVSTKEKRDNLEKRNVSRRILAELKIPLRNVEEEDDFVEEYPGKPRPFQHPRPQDNKNNVNQENVDDVTLPDIRHSHNKENKQRSSFPKIETQLLPRLSEEEAVEVKSTDENYDGEEEEDELDDLPTNIGSERTKHLQKEGDRISRRQSLLEKEKELMGFKEHKRTIVEELTKAKDMDDITEADLRPEFVEVQTLTKGHAFGLAGLILEPQPSFCVVSNGADIILIDKDFYMHHTSDILKNKMRQELCPYPTDEEMQTKLQQNVDWSAFRTETMTQTLDYLKTRREQRMTMVT